The Sandaracinus amylolyticus genomic interval GACTCGCCGTGGGCGCGCAGCAGCGCCTCTGCTTCGTCGGCGCGCATCGCGGAGAAGTCGAACACGGTCTTGTCGCACGACGCGCAGTGGCGCGCGCGATCGTCGCCCTCCATGTCCTCCCAGCGTGCATCGCACGGGCTCGCGATCCGGACGCGCGAGAGGAGCGGCAGCGTGCGCTTGCGGGCGCGATCGAGCGTGTCGCTCACGTCGTCGAGCGTGCGCGCGAGCGCGTCGCGGCGCGCCCGTTGCGCGTCGGTCTCGTGCAGCACGTGATCGAGGCGCGCGAGCTCGTCGCGGAGCGCGTCGCGGCGCGCGCGGGCGGCTGCGAGCTCGTCGCTCACAGCGCCTCCTCGCGCACGACCTCGGGCTCGGGCTCGGGACCGACGTTGGTCGCGCGCGGCTCGGGCAACGGCATCGGCGCGATGCTCCCCTGCACGTACACCGGCTCGATCTCCCCGACGACCGCCTCGCTGGTCACGAAGTACGCGCCGCCGGCGAGCGCTCCGAGGCCGGCGACCGCGGTGATGCTCGCCGCGAGCGCCCATCCGCGCCGACGCGCGCGCGCGACGCCGACGCTGCAGTCCGAGGTCATCACCGTTCCGTCCGCGCGACGGTAGAAGCGCACGCACATGCCGCTCGGCGCAGCGCCGTGGGCGCGCAGCAGCGCCTCGGCGTCGTCGCTCGTCATCGCCGAGAGATCGAAGACCGTCTTGTCGCACGACGCGCAGTGACGCGCGCGATCGTCGCCCTTCATCTGGTCCCAGCGCGCAGGGCACGGGCTCGCGACGCGGACGTTCGCGAGCAGCGGGAGCGCGACCTTCGCGCGGGCACGATCGACGTCGCGCTCGGCGCCCTCGAGCCGCTGCGCGAGAGCGTGTCGTTGCGCACGGAGCGCGGCGTCGTGGGCGATCGCTCGATCGATCTCCGCGAGCTCGCGGCGCAGCGCGTCACGCCGCTCTCTCGCTGCATCCGTCGCGTCCCGGTAGGTCATGCAGGGTGCGACCGGACGTTCGGCGAGGACCTTGGGCGCGACGCGCCGCGTCATGGCCGGCGCGAATGGCTTTGCTACGGTGCCGGCCCCTCTCGACGGGACTCAGGAAAGAGGATCGAGCGCATGCCGGGAATCACGATCGTCGGCTCGGGGCGTCACGTGCCGGGACGTCCGATCAAGAACGACGAGCTCGCGCGCGTGATGGACACGAGCGACGAGTGGATCAAGCCGCGCTCGGGCATCGAGCAGCGCCACTACGTCGCGGAGGGTGAAGGCGTCAGCGACCTCGCGGTGGTCGCGGCCGAGAAGGCGATCGAGCGCGCGCGGATCGACAAGCGCGAGATCGACTACGTGATCTTCGCGACGATGACGCCCGAGCACGCGTTCCCGGGATCGGGCGCGCTGCTCGGCGCGAAGCTCGGCATCCCCGGCGTGCCCGCGCTCGACATCCGGCAGCAGTGCGCGGCGATGCCGTTCGGGATGCAGCTCGCGGACGGGCTCGTCGCGTCGGGCGCGGCGAAGACGATCCTCCTCGTGGGCGCGGAGGCGCACGCGGGGTTCATGCCGTACGCGTGGGACGCGCTGCTCGGCGACACGAAGCCGACGCCCGAGGAGTACGAGTTCGCGACGAAGCATCGCGGCATC includes:
- a CDS encoding 3-oxoacyl-ACP synthase III family protein, with translation MPGITIVGSGRHVPGRPIKNDELARVMDTSDEWIKPRSGIEQRHYVAEGEGVSDLAVVAAEKAIERARIDKREIDYVIFATMTPEHAFPGSGALLGAKLGIPGVPALDIRQQCAAMPFGMQLADGLVASGAAKTILLVGAEAHAGFMPYAWDALLGDTKPTPEEYEFATKHRGIAVLFGDGAGALVLRKSDRPGHGFIGAVNHSDGRAADQIWVPGGMFTRRHYWDASIDSHIPTMKGKDLFKSAVTLLPKVVHEVCDKHDVKLEDIDWFVAHQANDRINASVRQALGIAPDKVPSNIARYGNTSAGTIPILVDEMMRDGRLEPGQLVCFLALGAGLNWGSVLMRI